DNA from Streptomyces sp. NBC_01260:
CCGCAACGGACTGCGCCGGCACGTCTACTGGCAGCTGGAGACCCGCCCGCACCCGGACGGCAAGGACGACTCCATCACCCATGTGCGGTCGCTCCTCGACGACATCGTGCGGCGTCAGATGGTCTCGGACGTACCGCGCTGCACACTGCTCTCCGGTGGCCTCGACTCCTCCGCCATGACGGCGATCGCCGCCCGTCAGCTGGCCGAGAACGGCGAGACGGTGCGCAGCTTCGCGGTCGACTTCCTCGGTCAGGCTGACAACTTCGTCGCCGACGAGCTGCGAACCACCCCGGACACGCCGTACGTGCACGACGTCGCACGCGCGGCGGGCACCGATCACCGTGACATCGTGCTGGATTCGCACGCACTGGCCGACCCCGAGGTGCGGGCCCAGGTGATCCGTGCCCGGGACATCCCGATGGGCTTCGGCGACATGGACGCCTCGCTGTACCTCCTGTTCCGGTCCATCCGCGAGCACTCGACCGTCGCGCTGTCGGGGGAGTCGGCCGACGAGGTCTTCGGCGGCTATCTGCAGTTCTTCGACGAGGAGGCGCGGCGCGCGAACACCTTCCCGTGGCTGGTGCGCTTCGCCCAGCACTTCGGGGACGACTCCGATGTACTGAGGCCCGATCTGACGGCCGCCCTCGATCTCCCGTCGTACATCCAGGACAGCTACGACACCGCGGTCGCCGGTATCCAACGCCTGAACGGCGAGAGCGACTTCGAGTTCAGGATGCGCAAGATCTGCCATCTGCACCTGACGCGCTTCGTGCGCGTCCTGCTCGACCGCAAGGACCGGGCGAGCATGGCGGTCGGGCTCGAAGTGCGCGTGCCCTTCTGCGACCACCGCCTCGTCGAGTACGTGTACAACACGCCCTGGTCGCTGAAGTCCTTCGACGGCCGGGAGAAGTCCCTGCTGCGCGAGGCGACGGCGGACGTGCTGCCGAAGTCGGTCTACGACCGGGTCAAGAGCCCCTATCCGTCCACCCAGGACCCCAAGTACGCGCTCGCCCTGCAGGGGCACGCCAAGGACCTGCTGGCGCGGCCCTCGCATCCGGTCTTCGACCTCGTCGACCGTGACCGCGTCACGCGCGCGGCGCAGCACGACGCACCGCAGATCACCCAGGTCTCCCGGCGCGGCCTGGAGCGCACGCTGGACCTGGCGCTGTGGCTCGATCTCTACAAGCCGGACATCACGCTCTCCTGAGCGGCTGCGTACGGCCGGTGTGCCGGTGAACGTATCGAGGAACCTCCGGAGCGCGAGCGCTCCGGAGGTTCCCGGCTGTCGAGGTCATCCGCCGGCGCAGTCGGGGCACAGGCCCCGGTAGGTCACCTCGACCTCGGAGACGGTGAAGCCGAACCGTTCGGAGGGCGGCAGCCCGGCCAGCGGGTCGGCGTCGGGGTGGACGTCCCGGATGGTGCCGCAGTCGGAGCACACCAGGTGCTGGTGGGGGTGGTGCGCGTTCGGGTCGTAGCGCCTGGCCCGGCCGTCCGTGCCCACCTCGATCACCTCGCCCAGCGAGACCAGTTCGCCGAGGGTGTTGTAGACGGTGGCGCGAGAAATCTCCGGCAACAGGGCGGCGGCGCGTTCGAGTACCTCGTCCGCCGTGAAGTGGACGTGCTCGCCCGCGAGGACCTCGGCGACCACCCGGCGCTGAGCGGTCATTCGCCAGCCACGTCCACGAAGCCGTTCCAGCAGGTCACTCATGCCCACCAGCCTAACTGTGCGTTGTCCGACGAATGACGCGTACAGACCCGTCTGCCGTATTGACTTGGACTAGGTCCATCGTAGGATCGGTTCCGGCTGACAGCCAAGGGACCGGTCAACAGCAGGGGAAATTGCGTGGCTTCAGGAGACGGGTGCGCTCACGCCGGCATCCGGACCGGGACCGCCTCGGTACCGAGGCGGTCGCCTCCGGGACGCGGGTACGCACAGGGCGCCGTCGTCTCCCTCGGAACCGTCGCCTCAGAATCATCACCCTCAGTTCCACCACCCTCAGTTCCAAGGCAATGTGATCCGCCCCGTCCGGAAGGATTTTCATGACTGAGAACCACGACGCGATCGTCACCGACCCGAAGACGGAGGAGGTCTCCGGCTGCCCGGTCGTGCACGGTCGCGCGCCGCACCCGACCCAGGGCGGCGGAAACCGTCAGTGGTGGCCGGAGCGGCTCAACCTGAAGATCCTCGCCAAGAACCCCGCCGTGGCCAATCCCCTCGGCGAGGAGTTCGACTACGCCGAGGCCTTCAAGAGCCTCGACCTGCCGGCCGTGAAGCGGGACATCGCCGAGGTGCTCACCACCTCGCAGGACTGGTGGCCCGCCGACTTCGGCAACTACGGCCCCTTCATGGTCAGGATGGCCTGGCACAGCGCCGGGACCTACCGGATCAGCGACGGCCGCGGCGGCGCGGGAGCCGGACAGCAGCGCTTCGCCCCGCTCAACAGCTGGCCGGACAACGCGAGCCTCGACAAGGCCCGCCGGCTGCTGTGGCCGGTCAAGAAGAAGTACGGCAAGAACCTCTCGTGGGCCGACCTCATCGTCCTCACCGGCAACGTCGCCCTGGAGTCGATGGGCTTCAAGACCTTCGGCTTCGGCGGCGGCCGCGCGGACGTGTGGGAGCCCGACGAGGACGTCTACTGGGGCCCCGAGACCACCTGGCTCGGCGACGACCGCTACACCGGTGACCGAGAGCTGGAGAACCCCCTCGGCGCGGTCCAGATGGGTCTCATCTACGTCAACCCCGAAGGCCCCAATGGAACCCCGGACCCGATCGCCGCGGCCCGCGACATTCGCGAGACGTTCCGCCGGATGGCGATGAACGACGAGGAGACGGTCGCCCTGATCGCGGGCGGCCACACCTTCGGCAAGACCCACGGAGCGGGCCCGGCGGACAGCGTCGGCGCCGACCCGGAGGCCGCCCCGATGGAGCAGCAGGGCCTCGGCTGGCAGAGCACGCACGGCACCGGCAAGGGCGCCGACGCGATCACCAGCGGGCTCGAGGGCATCTGGACGGACACCCCGACCACGTGGGACAACAGCTTCTTCGACATCCTCTTCGGGTACGAGTGGGAGCTGTTCAAGAGCCCCGCCGGCGCTCACCAGTGGCGGCCGAAGGACGGCGCCGGTGCGGACACCGTCCCCGACGCGTTCGACGCGTCGAAGACCCACGCACCGACGATGCTGACGACCGACCTCTCGCTCCGGTTCGACCCGGCCTACGAGGAGATCTCGCGGCGCTTCCACGAGAGCCCGGACGCGTTCGCCGACGCCTTCGCCCGCGCCTGGTTCAAGCTGACCCACCGCGACATGGGCCCGGTCGTGCGCTACCTCGGCCCTGAGGTCCCGGCCCAGACGCTGGTGTGGCAGGACCCGCTCCCGGAGCGGACGTACGAGACGGTCGACGCCTCGGACGTCGCCGCCCTCAAGGCCCGGATCCTCGACTCGGGCCTTGAGGTGTCCGAGCTCGTCTCCACCGCCTGGGCGTCGGCCTCCTCCTTCCGCGGCAGCGACAAGCGCGGCGGTGCCAACGGCGCGCGCATCCGTCTGGAGCCGCAGAACGGGTGGGAGGTCAACGGCCCGGACCAGCTGGCCACGGTGCTGCGTACCCTCCAGGGGATCCAGGAGTCCTTCAACTCCGCCCAGTCCGGCGGCAAGCAGGTCTCGCTCGCGGACCTCATCGTGCTCGCCGGAGCCGCAGGCGTCGAGAAGGCGGCCAAGAACGCCGGTTTCGACATCGACGTCCCCTTCGTGGCGGGACGCGTCGACGCGTCGCAGGAGCAGACCGATGTCGAGTCGTTCGTCGAGCTGGAGCCGGCCGCCGACGGGTTCCGCAACTACCTCGGCAAGGCCAACCGGCTGCCTGCCGAGTACCTGCTGCTCGACCGGGCGAACCTGCTGACGCTGAGCGCCCCTGAGCTGACGGTCCTCGTCGGCGGGCTGAGGGTGCTCGGCGCGAACCACCAGCAGTCCTCGCTCGGTGTCCTCACCGAGACCCCGGGGGCGCTGACCAACGACTTCTTCGTCAACCTGCTCGACCTGGGTACGACGTGGCAGGCGACGTCCGAGGACGCCACCACCTTCGAGGGCCGCGATGGCTCCGGCAAGGTGAAGTGGACCGGCAGCCGCGCCGACCTCGTCTTCGGGTCGAACTCCGAGCTGCGCGCGGTCGCGGAGGTCTACGCGAGCGATGACGCGAAGGAGAAGTTCGTGAACGACTTCGTCGCGGCGTGGGACAAGGTCATGAACCTGGACCGGTTCGACCTGGTCTGAGCAGGGCGCTGACGGGCCGTCGCGGCAAGGGAACTCCTTTGCCGCGACGGCCCGTTCCGGTGTGGCGGACGCCGGGCGTCAGGCCGTGGCCACCGCGAAGATGTGGATCACACCGCCGTCCGTGGTGGACGGCAGGGTCACATGCGCGAGCTGCTTCCCCGACTGGAGCGCGATCGGGGCGGTGGCGAAGACCTCGGTGCCCACCGGGTCCGTACCGCCGCCCTGGACGTCGCGGTACGCGGTGTGCACCGCGACCGTATTGCCGAACGACGGCTTCTGGGTGCCACCGCCCAGCGTCCAGTCGCTGAAGCCGATCTCCACCTGCTGCGTGGTGCCGTCGGTGTACGTCAGTGTTGCCTGCCCGGAGGCCGAGTCCTCGGCCGCGCTGCCCAGCAGGCTGAGCTCGGTGTCCCCGGAAGCGGACGGAACCCTCAGCACCTGCGGTTCGGCGCCGGCCACCTCGATGTTGTCCGGATCGCCCGTTCCCACCTCGGGCCAGCCGAAGTCGAAGCCGCCGGACGAGACGGTTCCGCCCGGTGTCGCGCCCGCCGCGGCGAGCGCCTTGGCCGAGTAGCTCCAACCCTCACCGTCGAAGTCGGCCTGTGGGTTGTCGTCGTCGGTGGAGACGGCGGTGCTGTTGCGGTTCCACAGCATGCTGTTCCGCTCGGCGACGGTCACCGCGGCCGACGTCCTCGGGAGCTCCTCGCCCGTGGACGACTTCAGTGTCACCGGGACCGTGTAGTGGCCCTCGGCGGTGTCCGCCCCGGCCGACACCGTGAGCTTCGCGCTCGCCGAACCGCGTGCCGGGACCGTGAAGTCGCCTTCCGCGGGCGCCACGGTGACGCCGGACGGCGCCTTCGCCGTCCAGTGGACGGTGGTGGCCTCTGTCCGAAGGCTCTGCACCTTGACGGTCGTCTCCGCGGCGCCCGACCCGGGCTCGGCCTTCAGCTTGTCCGGAGTCGCGCCGGTGAAGTACTTCAGGCCGCCGCCGGGGAAGGACGGCGGTGCGTCGGCCTTCGCGGTGCCCCAGGAGGTGTCCGCAGTCGAACCGAGGGTGTAGTCCAGCGTGCCGCCCCGGGTGACGAGCGAGGCGGGGACCCACGGCTTCGTGGACGTACGGCCGTTGACCTTCATGCCGTGGATGTAGGTGTTGTCCGCCGAAGCGGCAGGTGCGTCGACCGTGATCGTCTTCCCGTGCCCGGTGTGCACCACCGCGTGCGGGAACAGCGGTGCGGAGAGGGTCAGATCGGCCCTGCTCGGGTTCTGCGGGTACATGCCCAGCGCCGAGAAGACGTACCAGGACGACATGGTCCCCGCGTCGTCGTTGCCGGGGATGCCGCCCGGGGTGTCCGTCCACAGCTGGTCCAGCTCCGCGCGGACCGTCTCCTGCGTCTTGTGCGGGGCCCCCAGGTAGTCGTACAGGTAAGGGGCGTTGATGTCCGGCTCGTTGGTCGCGTCGTAGCGGGTGCCGTCCTTCGCCGAGAAGTCGAACTTCCCGTCCGGCGTACGGAAGAAGGCGTCCAGCCGCTTCACCGCCTGGTCGTCACCGCCCATCGCACCCGCGAGGCCCGCCACGTCCGAGTAGACCATCCAGGTGTACCGCGCGCTGGTGCCCTCGACGAAGCCGCTGCCGGTGGCCGGTGTGAAGGTGCCCGCCCAGGTGCCGTCGGCCTTGCGGTCGCGTATGTACCCGCCCTGCGGGGTGGCGTTGGCGTCGAAGACGTTCGTCCAGTTCCCCGAGCGGTCCAGGAACCTCTTCGCGTCGGCGGTCCTCCCGGTCTGCCGGGACAGCTCGGACAGGCCGTAGTCGGCCGCCGCGTCCTCCAGGGTCTCGGCCGCGCCTCCCCAGCAGTGGCAGTTGTCCGCCGGTACGTATCCGAGCTCCAGATACGTACCGAGCGCGGGCCGCTGGCCCACGCACTCGACGTTGCAGCCGGAGCTGTCCGAGTCGTTCGCGGTGGGCACCGTCGCCGCCCGGACCAGGGACTTCAGTGCTCCCTTGACATCGAAGTCATGGCCGCCGAAGGCGTAGATCCCGGCGAGGGCCGCATCCGACGGATCGCCCGACATCACGCTCGTCCTGCCGTTCTCCAGCAGCCAGCGGTCCCACTCGCCGCCGCGCTGACCCGCATAGTTGTAGAGCGACTGCGCGTAGTCGCTGCCCGCCCTCGGATTGAGCAGTGTCATGAGCTGCACCTGTGCGCGGTACTGGTCCCATCCGGAGAAGGTGCCGTACTGGGCCTTCTGCCCCTTGGCGAGCCGGTGCGGCTTGCGGTCGGCGCCGAGATAGCGGCCGTCCACGTCGCTGGTCAGGGTGGGCTCCAGCATGGAGTGGTAGAGCGCGGTGTAGAAGGTGGAGCGCTGGGCGTCGGTGCCGCCGCCCACCTCGACCGACTTCAGCGTCCTGTTCCAGACCTCCGCGGCCCGGGTCCTGACGGAGTCGAAGCTCTCGTGGGGCCCGTTCTCCGCACGGAGGTTGGCCTCGGCGTTCTGCGGGCTGACGTAGGAGACGGCGACCCTGGCCCCGGCCTCGGTGGTCCCGTCGGCGAAGGTGATGTACGCGCCGGAGCCCTTGCCCTCCACGGCGTTGCCGGACGAGCTGTACCCCGTCCCGCCCGAGGCGGTGGTGGAGCCGGACTTCACCGTGCCGTCCGTCCAGGTTCCGGTCTTTGCGAACGCTTTGTCGAAGTGGGCGGTGAAGTAGAGCGTGTAGAGGTCCTTGCGGTTGTTCGCGCTTTGCGGACCACAGAAGTTGCCCGCGGTGACGGAGCCCGTCACGGTCCGGGCCGCCTTGTCGATCTTCACGGTGGCGCCGGTGCTGCCGCTCTCCGAGTTCGAGGTGCGAAAGAGCATACTCGCGGGCTTGCCCGCCGGGAAGCCGAACTTCCCCGAACCGGTCCGGGCGGTGGTGGTGAGGGCCGCGGACGCGCCGCTTGCCAGGCCGACCTTGTAGTAGCCGGGCGATGTGGTCTCGTCGGCGTGCGAGAAGGTGCTGGCGTACTTCGCGTCGGTGGTGTCCGAGCTGGGCGAGGAGTCGACGTCGCCCACGTACGGCATGATCGGGATGTCACCGTTGGCACCGGAGCATCCGACGCCGTTGAGATGGGTGAGGCTGAAGCCGCGTATCTTCGTCGCGTCGTACTGGTAGCCGCCGGGAGCCGGGGTCGAGATCTGCTTCCCCTTCGAGTTCTGCGGACTCCAGGCCAGCATGCCGAACGGCTGCACCGCGCCCGGATAGGTGTTGCCCGCGTTGGACGTGCCGATCAGCGGGTTGACGTACGACACGGGGTTCTTGACGGTGCCGTGCGGAGAGGCCGCCGAGGCGGGTGCGGCCACGGTGGCCATCCCCAGCGCGGCCAGGGCGGTGACCGTGACGGAGCTGATGACTCCGAGCCCGGCGTGCGCCCGGTGGTTGTGCGTGTCTGACACCGTTCCTGCCCTTCGTGTATGACGAACGGTCAACGCGGTGGGAGCAGGTGCGCCGTGGCCACTCCGGAACGGCGGTGCTCCGACAACGTTGTCAACGACGTGAGGATGCTCCTCCTGCCGCTCCGAGGTGTCAAGGATTCCCGGAATCCCGCGGTCCGGACCGCGCGGCGGCGGTGCTGCCCGGCCCGCGGGACGCGTTCTTCGACAACGCCAAGTACCTGGCGATCGTGCTGGTCGCGAGGGGACACGTGTGGGAGCGGCTGCGGGGGACAGCCGAGCCGCGGCCGCCCTGTACCTCACGGTCTACGCGGGCACCGTTGGCCGCTCAGTCGCGTTCCGCCGGGGCGTTCGCGCTGCCGAGGCCCGGACCCGCGAAGTCCGGACTCCCGAAGCCGGGGCTGGAGAAGTCCGGCCGGCCGTATCGGGGGCCGGCTTCCCTGCCCCCGGCCGCGGCAGGCGCGTCGGGTTCGCGGAGCTGATCGCGCAGAAACGGAAGGACGGCCCGGTCCCGAAGGCTCACCAGCCAGGCCTCCCGTGCCCGATCCACCGCGGGCGGCCGAGCGGCGGGCGGAGCCGGCGCGGACGCCGTGTGTGCGGCGGCCGTGCGGTACAGCGAGAAGAGGCCGGCCGAGGCGCTCACCGCGCAGATCCCGAAGCTGGTCCAGCCCGCGGTGATCAGCGTGCCGGCTGTCGGCGTCCGGCTTCCGGCCAGGCCCAGTCCGTAGCCGATGAGCAGGAACGCGGCTGCGGCGACACCCGCGAGGAGAGGGGTGAGGACGGCCAGCACCGGCAGCACACCCACCCCGTGCTCCTCCTGGTCTCCGGGGCCGGACAGGGGCTCGACCCGCTCTGCTCGGCCGGCGACCCGCGTCTGCTGCCGCAGGGAGGCGTACGTCCGGTACTCGGTGTCGGCGGCGCCGGTTATCCGCCGGGCTGCGCCGAGCCCCCGGTTGCGCAGCTGCCCCGGGCTGACGGCGGAGTGCGCCAGCAGGCCCCGTATCTCGGGGGTCCGCAGCGCCTCGTCCAGCACCAGCGCGTAGTCGGGTCTGTCCTCGTCCTGAAGTCCGTACGTCCTGCTCACGCCGTCCCCGTCGCATGCGGCTTCCCCCGTGAATCGCCGTGTCGAGGGAAAAGTCGAGTGGGCGTGCCGCGTGTGGACGGCACGCCCGGGATCCTGATGACCTACAGGTCGAATTCGTTCGGCGTGATGCCGGCCGCGAAGCAGGCTTCGCGGACCACGGCGCGCTCGGTGTTGTCGAAGTTGCCGTCGGCGCCGCCGATCACGATGCCGATCTGGATGACGGCCCGGGCCTCGGTGGGCTTTTTGCCGACCTTGCCGATGGTCTGGAGGATGCTGACCTTCCCGAACTCGAAGTCGGAGGTCAGCTGCTGGCAGTAGTCGTTGAACCGGCGCTGCAGATCTTCGGCGGGGAAGTTCCGCAGGACTTCATTCCCTGCGATCAGGGAGGACACCCGCTGCCGCTCGGCGGGGTCGATGGAGCCGTCGGCCGCGGCCACGAGGGCGCACATGGCCATGCTCGCATCGCGGAAGGCCCCGCTCTTGAGGTCGTTCTTCTTGGCGTTGAGCTGCGTCTGCATCGTCGAGGCCGATTCCTTGATGCGGTCCCACAGTGCCATTCGAAATACTCCAGGGTCGGTCGAAGTGGTGTGTGCCGGCAGATGTGCGGAAGAGAGAGCCGGCGGGAAGGGCCTAGAGGTGCGCGGTGACGGCCGGCATCAGGTCCTGGAAGGTGCGTCCCTCGGCCGGGGTGCCGATGGCTGTCATCTGCCATCCCGCACCGGACCGTTGGACCTTGGCCATGATCTGCGCGGTGTGGCGACCGCCGCCGGTCAGCGTGTAGCGCGCCAGTTCCTGGCCCGTGGTCTCGTCGACCAGGCGGCAGAAGGCGTTGTCGACCTCCTCGAAGGTCTGGCCGGTGAACGAGTTCACGGTGAAGACGATCTGATCGACATGGGCCGGGACGCGCTGCAGGTCGACGACGATCGACTCGTCGTCGCCGCCCTGGCCCGCGCCGCCGACCCGGTTGTCGCCGGTGTGCCGGACCGAACCGTCGTCGCTGGTCAGGTGCTGGAAGAAGACGACGTCCTGCGGGGTCGTGCCGGCGAAGAGGACGGCGGAGGCGTCGAGGTCGATCTCACGGGCGGTCAGCCGGGCGAGGAACCCCCTGCGGGGTGCGGACTTCCAGCCCAGGCCCATGCGAACGACGGTGAGTTCCCCGCCGCCCGTCTTGGTGAGGCTGATCTGCTGGCCCTTGGTCAGATTGACGGTCATGGCTCCACTTTCGGCAGGGGGCGGTACGACGGGGACCCGGACCGGGTCAGAGGCTGACTCCGAAGTCGGCGACGATGCCGCTGAGTCCGGCGGCGTAGCCCTGCCCGACGGCACGGAACTTCCACTCGGCGCCGTTGCGGTACAGCTCGCCGAAGACCATCGCGGTCTCGGTGGAGGCGTCCTCGCTGAGGTCGTAACGGGCGATCTCGGCTCCGCCCGCCTGGTTGACCACGCGGATGTAGGCGTTGCGGACCTGACCGAAGCTCTGGCCCCGACCCTCCGCATCGTGGATCGAGACGGGGAACACGATCTTGGCGACCTCGGCCGGCACGGCGGCGAGGTCGACCTTGACGATCTCGTCGTCACCCTCGCCCTCGCCGGTGAGGTTGTCGCCGGTGTGCTCGACCGAACCGTCGGGGCTCTTCAGGTTGTTGTAGAAGACGAACTGCTCGTTGGAACGAACCTTCCCGGACTCGTCGCACAGCAGGGCACTGGCGTCCAGGTCGTAGTCCGTGCCGGTGGTCGTGCGGACGTCCCAGCCCAGTCCGACGAGGACCGCAGTAAGGCCGGGGGCCTCCTTGGTCAGTGAGACGTTTCCGCCCTTGGCGAGGCTCACACCCATGGTTCTCTCCTTCTACGCATCGTTGCGCCCACGCGTGACCGTGCGGGCACCGAGTGACAGCACCTGAAATCTACAGCACTGTAGAGTTTGCGTACGGGAGCGCGGCCCCGGGCTTCGCCGAGCTCACCAGGCGTCCGTGCGGCTGGGTACTATGCCTCGGCGTCCGGCAGTTGAACGAGCGGTCGGGCAGTCGCATGGAAGGGGCCGCGTCGTGGGCGGAGAGAAGGACGGCCGGTCGCAGGAGCCGCGGGCCCGCCGGCGCGGGCAGGGCGAACTGGAGTCCCAGGTGCTGACCGTGCTGGGCGGGGCGAGCGAGCCCGTCACCGCGGCATGGGTGCAGGAGCGTCTCGACGGTGGTCTGTCGTACAGCACGGTCATCACGATCCTGACCCGGCTGCTCGACAAGCAGGCCGTCACCCGCACGGGTTCGGGACGCCCGGTTCTGTGGCAGTCGACGGCGAACGGGGCAGGCCTCACCGCCTTTCGTATGCGCCGGCTCCTTGACCAGCGGGACGACCGGGACGCCGTGCTGTCCAGCTTCGTCTCCGCGCTGTCGCCCGACGACGAGGATCTGCTGCGGTCGCTGCTCGGCGAGAACGGCCCCGGCCCGGCCGGCCGGCCCACGGACGAATCGGAGAGCTGACCGATGGGCGTCTTCGTCTATCTGCCCCTGGTCCTGCCTCTCACGGCGCTGCCCATCGCGCGCCTGGCGGAGCAGCACCTGCACCCGCGAAGCGCCGCCCGTCTGCTCGCGACCATCGCCGTGATCCTGGCGTCGTGCAGCACCCTGTGCCTCGGTCTTCTGGTCGTGGTCGGCACGGCCCAGCTGCCCGGCAACCCGCTCCCTGACGGCTGGTCCGACGACGAGGTCAGGAAGGCTGTCCCGCACGACAGGTTCGCGGGCAAGACGGCGATCGCCGCGCTCACGGCCGTGGCCGTGGCCTGCGCGTCCAGCGTATGGCGCCACTACCGTTTCCGATCCCGTGCGCACCGGACGCTGGCCGGGCTGTCGACGACGGGCCAAGTCGCCGTTCTGCCCGACGGCGTGCCGTATGCGTACGCCTTACCGGGTTCGCCCGGCAGGATCATGGTGTCCTCCG
Protein-coding regions in this window:
- the asnB gene encoding asparagine synthase (glutamine-hydrolyzing), which codes for MCGITGWVSFERDLHSASATLDAMTETMSCRGPDDRGTWINGPAALGHRRLAIIDLPGGRQPMTADTPQGTVALVYSGETYNFTELRRELKGRGHRFTTDSDTEVVLRGYLEWGEAVAERLNGMYAFAVWDGRHDKLVMIRDRMGIKPFYYYETPDGVLFGSEPKAILANPLARARVGLGGLRELFAFVKTPGHAVWEGMHEVEPGTVVTVDRNGLRRHVYWQLETRPHPDGKDDSITHVRSLLDDIVRRQMVSDVPRCTLLSGGLDSSAMTAIAARQLAENGETVRSFAVDFLGQADNFVADELRTTPDTPYVHDVARAAGTDHRDIVLDSHALADPEVRAQVIRARDIPMGFGDMDASLYLLFRSIREHSTVALSGESADEVFGGYLQFFDEEARRANTFPWLVRFAQHFGDDSDVLRPDLTAALDLPSYIQDSYDTAVAGIQRLNGESDFEFRMRKICHLHLTRFVRVLLDRKDRASMAVGLEVRVPFCDHRLVEYVYNTPWSLKSFDGREKSLLREATADVLPKSVYDRVKSPYPSTQDPKYALALQGHAKDLLARPSHPVFDLVDRDRVTRAAQHDAPQITQVSRRGLERTLDLALWLDLYKPDITLS
- a CDS encoding Fur family transcriptional regulator, encoding MSDLLERLRGRGWRMTAQRRVVAEVLAGEHVHFTADEVLERAAALLPEISRATVYNTLGELVSLGEVIEVGTDGRARRYDPNAHHPHQHLVCSDCGTIRDVHPDADPLAGLPPSERFGFTVSEVEVTYRGLCPDCAGG
- the katG gene encoding catalase/peroxidase HPI, which produces MTENHDAIVTDPKTEEVSGCPVVHGRAPHPTQGGGNRQWWPERLNLKILAKNPAVANPLGEEFDYAEAFKSLDLPAVKRDIAEVLTTSQDWWPADFGNYGPFMVRMAWHSAGTYRISDGRGGAGAGQQRFAPLNSWPDNASLDKARRLLWPVKKKYGKNLSWADLIVLTGNVALESMGFKTFGFGGGRADVWEPDEDVYWGPETTWLGDDRYTGDRELENPLGAVQMGLIYVNPEGPNGTPDPIAAARDIRETFRRMAMNDEETVALIAGGHTFGKTHGAGPADSVGADPEAAPMEQQGLGWQSTHGTGKGADAITSGLEGIWTDTPTTWDNSFFDILFGYEWELFKSPAGAHQWRPKDGAGADTVPDAFDASKTHAPTMLTTDLSLRFDPAYEEISRRFHESPDAFADAFARAWFKLTHRDMGPVVRYLGPEVPAQTLVWQDPLPERTYETVDASDVAALKARILDSGLEVSELVSTAWASASSFRGSDKRGGANGARIRLEPQNGWEVNGPDQLATVLRTLQGIQESFNSAQSGGKQVSLADLIVLAGAAGVEKAAKNAGFDIDVPFVAGRVDASQEQTDVESFVELEPAADGFRNYLGKANRLPAEYLLLDRANLLTLSAPELTVLVGGLRVLGANHQQSSLGVLTETPGALTNDFFVNLLDLGTTWQATSEDATTFEGRDGSGKVKWTGSRADLVFGSNSELRAVAEVYASDDAKEKFVNDFVAAWDKVMNLDRFDLV
- a CDS encoding GH92 family glycosyl hydrolase, which produces MATVAAPASAASPHGTVKNPVSYVNPLIGTSNAGNTYPGAVQPFGMLAWSPQNSKGKQISTPAPGGYQYDATKIRGFSLTHLNGVGCSGANGDIPIMPYVGDVDSSPSSDTTDAKYASTFSHADETTSPGYYKVGLASGASAALTTTARTGSGKFGFPAGKPASMLFRTSNSESGSTGATVKIDKAARTVTGSVTAGNFCGPQSANNRKDLYTLYFTAHFDKAFAKTGTWTDGTVKSGSTTASGGTGYSSSGNAVEGKGSGAYITFADGTTEAGARVAVSYVSPQNAEANLRAENGPHESFDSVRTRAAEVWNRTLKSVEVGGGTDAQRSTFYTALYHSMLEPTLTSDVDGRYLGADRKPHRLAKGQKAQYGTFSGWDQYRAQVQLMTLLNPRAGSDYAQSLYNYAGQRGGEWDRWLLENGRTSVMSGDPSDAALAGIYAFGGHDFDVKGALKSLVRAATVPTANDSDSSGCNVECVGQRPALGTYLELGYVPADNCHCWGGAAETLEDAAADYGLSELSRQTGRTADAKRFLDRSGNWTNVFDANATPQGGYIRDRKADGTWAGTFTPATGSGFVEGTSARYTWMVYSDVAGLAGAMGGDDQAVKRLDAFFRTPDGKFDFSAKDGTRYDATNEPDINAPYLYDYLGAPHKTQETVRAELDQLWTDTPGGIPGNDDAGTMSSWYVFSALGMYPQNPSRADLTLSAPLFPHAVVHTGHGKTITVDAPAASADNTYIHGMKVNGRTSTKPWVPASLVTRGGTLDYTLGSTADTSWGTAKADAPPSFPGGGLKYFTGATPDKLKAEPGSGAAETTVKVQSLRTEATTVHWTAKAPSGVTVAPAEGDFTVPARGSASAKLTVSAGADTAEGHYTVPVTLKSSTGEELPRTSAAVTVAERNSMLWNRNSTAVSTDDDNPQADFDGEGWSYSAKALAAAGATPGGTVSSGGFDFGWPEVGTGDPDNIEVAGAEPQVLRVPSASGDTELSLLGSAAEDSASGQATLTYTDGTTQQVEIGFSDWTLGGGTQKPSFGNTVAVHTAYRDVQGGGTDPVGTEVFATAPIALQSGKQLAHVTLPSTTDGGVIHIFAVATA
- a CDS encoding tellurite resistance TerB family protein, with product MALWDRIKESASTMQTQLNAKKNDLKSGAFRDASMAMCALVAAADGSIDPAERQRVSSLIAGNEVLRNFPAEDLQRRFNDYCQQLTSDFEFGKVSILQTIGKVGKKPTEARAVIQIGIVIGGADGNFDNTERAVVREACFAAGITPNEFDL
- a CDS encoding TerD family protein codes for the protein MTVNLTKGQQISLTKTGGGELTVVRMGLGWKSAPRRGFLARLTAREIDLDASAVLFAGTTPQDVVFFQHLTSDDGSVRHTGDNRVGGAGQGGDDESIVVDLQRVPAHVDQIVFTVNSFTGQTFEEVDNAFCRLVDETTGQELARYTLTGGGRHTAQIMAKVQRSGAGWQMTAIGTPAEGRTFQDLMPAVTAHL
- a CDS encoding TerD family protein; this translates as MGVSLAKGGNVSLTKEAPGLTAVLVGLGWDVRTTTGTDYDLDASALLCDESGKVRSNEQFVFYNNLKSPDGSVEHTGDNLTGEGEGDDEIVKVDLAAVPAEVAKIVFPVSIHDAEGRGQSFGQVRNAYIRVVNQAGGAEIARYDLSEDASTETAMVFGELYRNGAEWKFRAVGQGYAAGLSGIVADFGVSL
- a CDS encoding BlaI/MecI/CopY family transcriptional regulator; this encodes MGGEKDGRSQEPRARRRGQGELESQVLTVLGGASEPVTAAWVQERLDGGLSYSTVITILTRLLDKQAVTRTGSGRPVLWQSTANGAGLTAFRMRRLLDQRDDRDAVLSSFVSALSPDDEDLLRSLLGENGPGPAGRPTDESES